The DNA window TGCCGCCGGCGGACGGCCTCCTCCGGATAGACGGTGAGAATGCCTCCGCGTGGAGGATGAAGCGGAGGCGGAGGTTCTGGCGAGAACGCGCAGCGATAATCCACCAAGACCACGGAATCATTCCCGAACTAAGCTGCGAAGATAACCTCACCCTCGGGCTATCCAGGAAGCAATACTCCAAAGAAGAATTGCTGCACTCCCTCGGCGAAGTCGGTCTTGATGTCCCCTTCGACGGGCCGGCAGCTATTCTCAGCGGAGGCGAGCAGCAGCGGCTGGCGATCGCCCGAGCCCTGCTCCGCGGCGCGGCTTATGTGTTCGCTGACGAGCCGACCGCCTCCCTCGACCCCACTAACCGCGACCAAGTTATCGCGCTCCTGCGGCGAGCTGCGGACGGGGGCGCACTCGTTCTGGCC is part of the Corynebacterium imitans genome and encodes:
- a CDS encoding ATP-binding cassette domain-containing protein gives rise to the protein MVKKSLVENATFSLPGPGFVAICGASGSGKTLLLNTLAGLLPPADGLLRIDGENASAWRMKRRRRFWRERAAIIHQDHGIIPELSCEDNLTLGLSRKQYSKEELLHSLGEVGLDVPFDGPAAILSGGEQQRLAIARALLRGAAYVFADEPTASLDPTNRDQVIALLRRAADGGALVLAATHDAAVIAAADSTLRINDRQVTVSGSARD